The proteins below come from a single Stigmatopora argus isolate UIUO_Sarg chromosome 11, RoL_Sarg_1.0, whole genome shotgun sequence genomic window:
- the cdhr1a gene encoding cadherin-related family member 1a, whose translation MKHVKIAYLPLLFAFLHVCLAQADFAPYFFDNGPYSSHGNMALFSLSEDTPVGTQIYCLNGTDPEGQEVSYGLSFDPGSKEYFRVDPKTGNVTLAQKLDREIEDSFDVMVSITDGKSKVVERVTIFVMDANDEKPEFQNMPAITDVLETTESGVSIFKAEAVDKDTGSGGSVTYYLLNAQSSLFAIDRHSGVIRIKPAERLDYEKTKTHFVIVVAKDGGGTFNGKEQFLSSSATLTINVIDAQDTPPVFIGTPYFGYVYEVSLAGSEIFTVFAKDGDVGNPNPIRYCFVEGDDGVFSINETTGRITLMTSPMFLKREIFNIKVKASEISSTGRLLDYGETTVVIRVVDLNNNPPTFYGENGTQSTFELTIYEHPPEGEILRGLKIIVNDSDQGANAKFNLRLIGPGRMLRVVPQTVLNEAQVTILVENSAAMDYEKNHFLTYKLLAVEIDTPERFSSTADIIIHLLDTNDNAPKFSSDYYIARIPENSPGGSNVVSVLAIDPDSGPWGDVTYSIYGSGADLFFIQPSTGSIYTQPWANLDAEVRSKYNFYVKAEDAEGKYSLAEVFVTVLDLNDHPPAFNENFLEKTMVIGAPVKIEAVDDDAEIPNNVIEYAIMKADPDNNIFDIDADTGEINLKSYIKSMAIIRNITNQRDFTWSLVVQARDLGQPSFSTTAVVKIDITEATQLKGGPLGSLFLNNKNKSMQIIGVLVGIIGLMVTVTVIISTITFVRNKKSNRVVPNRRIRRRPRNENVWTFKSPFKKGENPEETSQVEQQESDTRDVGENVNYNNNVGNVIKNWPPPPPCAPPLPPPPPPPHVPGERKWVVPTVSATVVARPKKKSTAHDTANKALVSELKMRLEQKRMLYHL comes from the exons ATGAAGCATGTGAAGATCGCATATTTGCCACTGCTTTTTGCTTTCTTGCACGTCTGCTTGG CACAAGCAGACTTTGCCCCATATTTCTTTGACAATGGACCATACAGCAGCCACGGCAACATGGCGCTGTTCAGCCTCTCCGAAGACACGCCAGTCG GTACACAGATTTACTGCCTTAATGGCACTGACCCAGAAGGGCAGGAGGTGAGCTATGGCCTTTCCTTCGATCCAGGTTCCAAGGAATACTTCAGGGTCGATCCCAAAACGGGAAATGTCACCTTAGCGCAAAAACTGGATCGAGAG ATAGAGGATTCCTTCGATGTAATGGTCAGCATCACCGATGGGAAGAGCAAA GTTGTGGAAAGAGTGACCATTTTTGTTATGGACGCAAACGATGAGAAACCTGAATTTCAAAACATGCCTGCCATTACTGATGTCCTTGAG ACCACAGAATCTGGAGTCAGCATCTTCAAAGCCGAAGCAGTGGATAAAGACACAGGCTCAGGAGGATCCGTCACCTACTACCTCCTG AATGCACAGTCCAGTTTGTTTGCCATTGACCGACACAGTGGAGTCATTCGAATCAAGCCGGCGGAAAGACTGGACTATGAGAAAACCAAGACACATTTTGTCATTGTCGTTGCAAAG gatgGCGGAGGCACTTTCAACGGCAAAGAGCAGTTTTTGTCGTCTTCCGCTACTCTGACAATTAATGTGATAGACGCACAGGATACGCCGCCAGTTTTCATTGGGACGCCTTACTTTGGCTACGTTTATGAAGTCTCACTGGCT GGGTCTGAAATATTCACTGTTTTTGCTAAAGATGGTGATGTGGGAAATCCAAATCCGATTCGTTATTGTTTTGTTGAAG gtGACGATGGAGTTTTTAGCATCAATGAGACTACTGGACGCATCACCCTGATGACAAGTCCCATGTTTTTAAAGAGAGAAATTTTTAACATTAAAGTCAAA GCATCTGAAATTAGTTCCACGGGCCGTCTGCTGGATTATGGTGAGACCACAGTGGTCATCCGGGTGGTCGACCTGAACAACAACCCACCGACTTTCTACGGCGAAAATGGCACCCAAAGCACATTTGAGCTGACCATCTATGAGCATCCTCCAGAAGGGGAAATCCTGCGGGGCCTTAAAATCATAGTCAACGACTCGGATCAG GGAGCCAATGCAAAATTCAACCTGAGACTTATTGGGCCTGGAAGAATGCTGCGGGTGGTCCCGCAGACGGTGCTGAACGAGGCCCAAGTCACAATCCTGGTGGAGAATTCAGCAGCCATGGATTACGAGAAAAATCATTTCCTCACGTACAAG CTACTCGCCGTAGAGATTGATACACCAGAGAGGTTCAGCTCCACAGCTGACATTATCATCCATCTATTAGATACCAATGACAACGCGCCTAAATTCTCCTCAGACTACTACATAGCCCGAATTCCCGAAAACTCACCTGGCGGCTCCAATGTCGTGTCTGTTTTG GCAATAGACCCAGACTCTGGACCGTGGGGTGATGTGACGTATTCTATCTATGGATCTGGGGCTGACTT ATTCTTTATCCAACCTTCCACTGGAAGCATCTACACACAGCCATGGGCCAATCTGGATGCGGAGGTGAGGTCCAAGTACAACTTTTACGTCAAGGCGGAAGATGCTGAGGGCAAGTACAGTCTGGCTGAGGTGTTTGTCACCGTTCTGGACCTGAATGACCATCCACCTGCCTTCAATGAAAACTTCCTGGAGAAGACCATGGTGATTGGCGCACCAGTCAAAATTGAG GCTGTCGACGACGATGCAGAGATACCCAACAACGTTATCGAGTACGCCATCATGAAAGCTGACCCTGACAACAACATCTTCGACATCGACGCCGACACTGGCGAGATAAACCTCAAGTCATACATAAAGTCAATGGCCATCATTAGGAACATAACCAATCAGAGGGACTTCACCTGGTCGCTGGTGGTGCAGGCACGTGACCTCGGACAGCCATCGTTCAGCACCACCGCCGTGGTGAAGATCGACATTACCGAAGCA ACCCAACTCAAAGGGGGCCCTTTGGGATCATTATTtctaaacaataaaaataagtcCATGCAAATCATAGGCGTGCTTGTAGGCATCATCGGCTTAATGGTCACAGTCACAGTCATCATCTCCACAATTACTTTCGTACGCAACAAAAAGTCCAACCGGGTCGTGCCCAATCGCCGCATCAGGAGACGGCCCCGTAACGAAAACGTTTGGACCTTCAAAAGCCCCTTCAAGAAAGGGGAGAACCCCGAAGAGACGTCCCAGGTGGAGCAGCAGGAGTCTGACACCCGAGACGTGGGGGAAAACGTCAACTATAACAACAACGTGGGCAACGTCATCAAAAACTGGCCCCCACCACCTCCATGCGCCCCACCCCTTCCGCCTCCCCCACCACCGCCCCATGTGCCCGGTGAGAGGAAATGGGTGGTGCCCACCGTCTCTGCCACAGTGGTGGCGCGCCCAAAGAAGAAGTCGACGGCCCACGACACGGCCAACAAGGCACTGGTGTCAGAACTCAAAATGAGACTGGAGCAGAAGAGGATGCTCTATCACTTGTAG
- the chst3a gene encoding carbohydrate sulfotransferase 3a, with amino-acid sequence MKFKYAIVFIFIMALVIIEKESNIISRVSEKMMQRQMPQQTTQASLDYSNTTQASLTINATKGSSSKRTEEQSKDELKNGRRKHILLMATTRSGSSFVGQFFNQHGENMFYLFEPLWHVERMVMNKSAETNTSSLLPTIYRDVLKGLFLCDFSPLEKFISPPPQDHVTPELFRRHSSLSLCEEHVCTPVIKDVYERYRCKNRPCGPLNLTLASQLCLSKQHQAIKTVRVQKWQTLQPLVEDPRLDIKIIQLVRDPRAILASRILAFPKYQTWNGFAQDGQPPENYKEILQGNCDNIRWAAEVGLSQPGWLRRRYMLVRYEDIARYPMQKAEEMYRFTGIPFSPQVREWILRNTHTAQDNGDRFSTQRNSSEQAEKWRYSLPFTIAQLVQRLCGPTMKLFGYRFVDDAKTLVNKSISLCEDRTFQ; translated from the exons ATGAAGTTCAAATATGccattgtcttcatcttcatcatgGCCCTGGTCATCATTGAAAAGGAAAGTAACATTATATCAAG gGTGTCTGAAAAAATGATGCAGAGACAAATGCCTCAGCAAACCACACAAGCGTCCCTGGATTACAGCAACACAACACAAGCTAGTCTGACCATCAATGCTACAAAAGGGAGTAGCTCCAAACGAACCGAGGAGCAAAGCAAGGACGAACTTAAGAATGGTCGTCGAAAGCACATATTACTAATGGCCACGACAAGATCAGGCTCCTCATTTGTGGGCCAATTTTTTAACCAGCATGGAGAGAACATGTTTTACCTCTTTGAGCCACTATGGCACGTAGAACGCATGGTGATGAATAAATCTGCAGAAACAAACACTAGCAGCCTGTTGCCGACAATTTATCGCGATGTACTCAAAGGCCTCTTCCTGTGCGATTTCTCACCTCTGGAGAAGTTCATTTCTCCTCCTCCCCAGGACCATGTCACCCCTGAGCTCTTCCGCAGACATTCCAGTTTATCGCTGTGTGAAGAGCATGTCTGTACTCCTGTCATTAAAGACGTTTATGAGCG GTACCGTTGCAAAAACCGGCCATGCGGTCCACTCAACCTGACGCTCGCGTCGCAGTTGTGCCTTTCCAAACAACATCAAGCCATCAAGACTGTGAGAGTCCAAAAGTGGCAAACTCTCCAGCCTCTAGTGGAGGACCCTCGCCTGGACATCAAAATAATCCAGCTAGTACGAGATCCACGTGCCATATTGGCATCACGCATATTGGCCTTCCCAAAGTACCAAACGTGGAACGGTTTTGCACAAGATGGACAGCCACCCGAGAATTACAAGGAAATACTTCAGGGAAACTGTGACAACATCAGATGGGCAGCTGAGGTGGGCCTGAGCCAGCCTGGCTGGTTGAGGAGACGTTACATGTTGGTGCGCTACGAGGACATCGCTCGCTACCCTATGCAGAAGGCCGAAGAGATGTACAGGTTCACAGGGATCCCATTCAGCCCACAAGTCCGCGAGTGGATCCTGAGGAATACCCACACAGCTCAGGACAATGGTGACCGCTTCTCCACCCAGAGGAACTCATCAGAACAGGCGGAAAAATGGAGATATAGCCTTCCTTTCACAATTGCTCAGTTGGTGCAGCGACTCTGTGGACCCACGATGAAGCTGTTTGGGTACAGGTTTGTGGACGATGCAAAGACGCTCGTCAATAAATCTATCAGCTTGTGCGAGGACAGGAcgtttcagtaa